A region from the Benincasa hispida cultivar B227 chromosome 8, ASM972705v1, whole genome shotgun sequence genome encodes:
- the LOC120082493 gene encoding cysteine-rich receptor-like protein kinase 10 → MELAPTNPSQVPTVYPQPSPPSTSGVVVVPAVEVPPPRPPPPPLPSPPPRPPRPPPPPPPPPPLPPPQSLPDLNTSLSPHPSPLSEESRSSSVSTVVIMTSITITAFILLLVAGCCFLRRRAKKEYTTAKQDTDASELTTMESLQYHFNTIDAATNNFSAHNKLGEGGFGVVYKGRLNNGQEIAVKRLSRTSLQGSEEFKNEVMVVAKLQHRNLVRLLGFCLEGEEKILVYEYIPNKSLDYFLFDFKRQRELNWLSRYKIINGIARGILYLHEDSRLRIIHRDLKASNILLDENMYPKISDFGMARIIQVNQNQVNSTNRIVGTYGYMSPEYAMHGNFSTKSDVYSFGVLILEIISGKRNSRFYLTKLAEDILTYAWKLWKDEMPLELLDASLEDSYSKNEVLRCIHIALLCVQDDPSRRPSMASIVVMLNSDWVPLPLPEEPTIFMHSTDNAIVINSDQLATNIFISSTNEISITELQPR, encoded by the exons ATGGAATTAGCTCCCACGAATCCTTCCCAAGTCCCTACCGTTTATCCTCAACCTTCTCCACCTTCCACTTCCGGAGTCGTCGTCGTCCCTGCGGTTGAAGTTCCACCTCCTCGACCTCCTCCACCTCCTCTACCTTCTCCACCTCCTCGACCTCCTCGACCTCCTCCACCTCCTCCACCTCCTCCGCCACTTCCTCCACCCCAATCTCTGCCGGATTTGAACACTTCTCTCTCGCCTCATCCTTCACCACTTTCAG AGGAAAGCAGATCCTCATCGGTGTCGACGGTGGTCATTATGACTTCAATTACAATAACTGCCTTCATACTTCTACTTGTTGCGGGATGTTGTTTCCTGCGACGAAGAGCAAAGAAGGAATATACTACTGCAAAGCAAGATACTg ATGCTAGTGAGTTGACCACTATGGAATCTCTACAATATCATTTCAATACAATCGATGCCGCTACTAACAATTTCTCAGCCCACAACAAATTGGGTGAAGGAGGATTTGGCGTAGTCTACAAG GGCAGGCTTAATAATGGACAAGAGATAGCAGTAAAAAGATTATCAAGAACATCTTTGCAAGGTTCTGAAGAGTTCAAGAATGAAGTCATGGTTGTTGCTAAACTTCAACATAGAAATCTAGTAAGGCTATTGGGATTTTGCTTGGAGGGTGAAGAAAAGATACTCGTCTATGAATACATTCCCAACAAAAGCCTTGACTATTTCCTCTTTG ACTTCAAGAGGCAAAGAGAATTGAATTGGTTGAGCCGATATAAGATCATTAATGGCATTGCACGTGGAATTTTATATCTACATGAAGATTCTCGACTTAGAATTATTCATCGTGATCTTAAAGCTAGTAATATCTTGTTAGATGAGAATATGTATCCAAAAATTTCAGATTTTGGAATGGCAAGAATTATTCAAGTGAATCAAAATCAAGTAAATAGTACAAATCGAATTGTTGGTACCTA TGGTTACATGTCTCCTGAATATGCAATGCATGGAAACTTCTCTACGAAATCTGATGTGTATAGTTTTGGAGTCTTGATCTTGGAGATAATAAGCGGCAAGAGAAACAGCAGGTTTTATCTAACAAAGCTTGCTGAAGACATCTTAACTTAC GCTTGGAAACTATGGAAGGACGAGATGCCATTAGAATTATTAGACGCAAGTCTAGAAGATAGCTACTCAAAAAATGAGGTGCTTAGATGCATTCATATCGCTTTATTATGCGTGCAAGATGATCCAAGTCGTAGACCTTCTATGGCATCTATTGTTGTTATGCTCAACAGTGACTGGGTTCCTTTGCCTTTGCCCGAAGAGCCAACAATCTTCATGCACAGTACAGACAATGCAATTGTAATCAATAGCGATCAACTTGCCACCaacattttcatatcatcaaccAATGAAATATCTATAACTGAGTTGCAACCAAGGTGA